The window GTTCAACCTTATTAATCAAAAACCCTTGTTCCAAAAAGTTACCTGATGAAAACAGTACCTGAGATTGATCAGGTGGACGATTTACCCTTTTAGGATCATGTAAATCAACAATATTCATTAGGTATTATGGATAACCTGTTCCCACATAAGAAATATTTGTACAATAAAGTCCACTAGTCCAATTTTTTATTCCTCCAATTAGATAAAATGCGTTAATATTTTGACTCCTGAGGGACAAAGCCATCTTCTTTGATTGCTCTTCATCTTCACTTACCAAAACTGCTTTTGATGACCTGGAGGCATTGATTAGATTTTTTTCATCGAATTGTATTAAAATTGATTTTTTAATATGACCTTTAGCATATTCTTCTTTTTTTCTTAGATCATAAATTAGCAATTCATCATTATTACAAATTAAATCACATAGTTCTTTTTCAGTCAATCCAAAGGACATATCAGGATCTTTCATTTCGAACTCATGAAATGATAAAAGATGAAGAGTTTAAAGTTTGGTCTTGAAACTACACATATCTTATAAAACAAATTCAAAAAAAATATGGAAACGTCTATGTATTAGATCGCATTTACTTTGATAGTATCAACATAAGATTAATCTGTAGTAGCTCTAAATTCAGAATAATTGTCTCAAGAGAAAAATCTTACAGATTATCTAAGTAAAAAAGTATCACAGTATTATAGAACTAATGTTCTAATGCTTTCTGAGCATGTGAAAATCACAGAAGCATGTACAATATTAAAAAAGAAAGATGTAGATGAAATTATTGTAGTAGATGATTCATACAATCCAATTGGGATTGTTACAGACGAAGATATCCTAACAAAATTAAGTGAATCTCTAGTAAATCCTCTTAAAACCACATTAGGAGACATTATGGTATTTCCAGTAATTACCATTGGCGAAGATCATTTTCTTTCAGAAGCACTTGAAATAATGCGTGAAAAGAAAATTAGAAAAATAGCTGTGCTGTCAAAAAGTAATTTAGTAGTTGGAATACTTTATCTGGACACTATAGTTAACCTTGTAAAAAAATCACTGGTAAAGCAACAAAAACAATCTACACTCTGGGGAGTTGTTTGGAATCTTGGAGTCGTGACACAGTTTACAGGTGTCTTAATGTTCATACCGGGAATTATTGCAACTTTGTTAAATGATCCTATAGTTGCAACTGGAATTTATGTAATGTCAGTGCTATTGATAGTTTCAGGATTTTTTATGAATTCCTATGGAGAAAAGCAGCCTATTACATTAAGAGGAACTGCAATTCTAGTATTTGCCAGCTTTATGATTCTAGTATTATTTGGAATGATTCCACAGCTTTTCGTAATACATTTTGATACAAATGATCCTGTAAAATTATTTGCAGATGCGTTTTTTGAAAGTTCTGCAGGATTCACCACAGGAGGGTATTCGCTGGTAGAACATCCAGAAGAATTACCAAGGAGTTTTACATTTTATCGAGGTTATGCTCAATTTGTAGGAGGATTAAGCTTCATCTATCTGATCGTAACTGTGTTCTATCCAGAAAAAAGAGTCAAAACCATGAAAGGGTTCATTTCAGGAAATGTGCCACATTTAAAAGAATTATTTTCAATAATCACTATCATCTTTTCAATTTATGCAGTAATTATCGCATTAGCATTATTTTATCTCGGAGGAGGTGAGATTCTTGATGATTTTGCCTTGGCATTTAGTGCACTGTCAACTGGTGGAACAAGTCCAGACTCTAAAATTTTTGATGCATTCACAACTCCAGAATACATTGTAATGATGATTGCTATGATATTAGGCTCACTCCCATTTGGTTTTCATTATGCATTTGTTAGAACAAAATTTCTTTCAATTAATTTAACAAAAGAAGTTATCGTGTATCTAATTCTATTGGTGATTTTCTGTACGATATTTACATTATCAATGGATGGAAATTCACTAAAGAACACATTCAATATGATTTCAGCAAGTACAACTACAGGATTTGCCACTATGAATATGGATAATCTGAGTCCAATAGCATATACAATTATGATTATTGCAATGATAATTGGGGGTTGTGGATTTTCTACTGCGGGAGGCATAAAAATTTTCAGATTTATGCAATTAGCTAAATTAAGATATATTTTTGATAAAAATTCGGTAAAGATCTCAGAGTCGGATAAAAAAGATATTGTTGTAGGGCTAATAATTTTAGGAGTATCAATAATAATTCCTTTGCTAGTTGCAACATATATGCATACTTTAGGATATGATTTTCAAGATGCGTTTTTTGATGGGGTCTCAGCAATAACGACCACAGGGCATGTTGCAGGAACTGTTAGTGCAGCATTGAACCCATTCATAACTATGGTTTTTGGATTTTTGATGATTTTAGGAAGAATTGAGATTATTTTACTTGTGTATATGTTTGTTCCAAAGCTAATGAAATAAAAAATTTGCATAAAAATAGGATAATTTTGATTTAGAAATTCCAAAAAAATAGTATAAGAAACTACATCAGATTTTCTTTATCACGTTTAGGTTTAGAGTGAGCTTTTATCATATGTTTTTTAGTTCTTTCAGGATCTGTGAATTCCATTTCACATATTTTACATTTATTTGAAAACCCACTATCTCTTTTGAACACACTCTTAACTAAACTCTTACTAAGAGACAACTTTGATTTCATATTAAATTTAGAAATTTTATGTTATAATGAGTTGCTTAACATTGTTAATTAATAAAGAATTATCCACAATAGTTAAAGAATCAGCAAATCAAATGGCAGTAATGGCAGATTCCAAAAAATACAGAGACAGAATATACATTGTAAAAGATATTATTCTAACTCTTTCGGAATATGGTCAGCTCAATCAGACATCACTTTTTAGTTTTTGTGGATTAAACATTAGTAAACATAAAGAAATTTTAGACAGTTTAGAAAAAAATGAAATAATTCAGAGGACAGAAGTCGCAGACGGAAAACGAACCGTTACAATCTTCAAGGTGACAAACAAGGGAATGAATTTTTGTCATGAGATCATAGAACCATACGAGAAATTATTTCCAAGACGAGATATATCTAAAACATAATTTGAATTTATTCTTCATCTATTTTGTATTCAGATGAAATTAATTTATCCAAGTCATTTCGTTTTTTCAAATAATTTGAATATCGTTTGTTCCAAGAACTAAGTGATCTGAATTGTTGTAATCCAGTAATTAACCAAATACCAGAAGTAACTAAAACAACTGTTATCAAGACTATCAGCATAAAGCCAAATTCATTTTCATTTTCTAGAAGATGTAAAAATTTAGGATGTGTGATAAGATACAAAGAGATCACTATTGCCAAAGGAGCTAAAATTATGGCAGATAAAGAGACTCCAAGCATCAACCCTCTAAGGTGTTGAATTTTTTCAATAAAACCATCCATTGATCTCAGGATATCAAAATTACCTTCCAAATCATCATTCTCCATTGACTTTGAAACCATGTTTTTCTATATACTGGGGATTAATAAATAAAATATCAAAATTTTGCAAGAAATTCATGTTGATCTGAATTTTATTTTATGTGGTATTTAGCGAATACTTAACAATGTTAATTCAGTTTTATTAAAAATATCAACAATGGAACTATAATGAAGAAAAAAGCATGTTATGACAAAAATCTCACAACTAAAAGAAACGAAGATGGATTGAGATTAGAGAAATTTCAGATTAGAAAAAAATTCTCATAGATATGACTTATCATTGTAATGGGATTTGCGTTTACCATAAAACTAACAAGATATCTACATCAAAAAAATATGAAAGTGGGCAAAAAAGATGCTCCTTATGTTCAATTTTTATCGAAACCACAAACATTCGATGTCCTTGCTGTCACTCGCTACTTAGAAGAAAATCAAGATCAAACAAAAAATTACGTTCAATGGAAATTTTTGAGTGATGACATCAAATTTTGATAGCATGACAAAAACTATTTTTTGTTGAATTCTGATAAAGTTTTTGTATAGTAATCCAAAATTGAAGTCAGCGATTTATCAAATGAATCAATTGTTGAAACTCTAAATTCAATATAATCTTCAACAAATTTGGAATTTAATTCGATTTGAATTAAAGAAAGATTTTTTAGAAAATTCCAATAATCCGCAATTTCCTGTAATACAAAATGATCGACTCCTAGTTTATCAAAGAATTGTTTTTCAGACATTCGACAAGTTCCAAAAAGAGTGTTAAATGAATGAAGATATTTTGTAAATAGATCAGAATAACCTTGCAAATAAATTGGGACTTGATATTCCATTTTTTGAAGAATTTCAGAAGTGTTATTTTGGAAAAGATCACAAATAGAAATTTTAGTTTTTTCTAATTTTGAGTCATTTTTTGATAAAGATTGTTCCTTGAGGGACATGATAAAGTATTGAAATCATTGTATTTAGGCAATGATTAACTATGTTAACTAATGATACCCAATAATTATAAAAATTTCAATACTACAAAAGCATTCATCATCAGAAAAAAGAATATTTTAAAGTAGTAAGGAGGTTTCCAAGATATGTTCTTTAAAATAAAAAAATCAAACCCAGATACAATTATTCAAAAAACAGAACGTGAAATAAAATTAAAAAAAGATGTTTTAGATAGTATTTTGTCATTTTGCCAGATGAAACATCCAAACGAAGCAATTCTTATTTTACGAGGTAAATCAAAAAAAGGGAATGTCCTAATTGATGGATTAGTTATACCTCCATTTGCTTTTAATGCTCATGCATCATCGGGGTTTCCTCATTACATGCTACCTGCAGATATCAGCTATGTTGGAACAGTCCATTCTCACCCAAGCGGAAATCCAAGTCCATCTATAACAGATTTAAACAATTTCTATGAACTGATTTCTTTAATTGTCGGATTCCCATATGGAGATAAAGATATTTTTGCATGGGATAGTAATGGAAATGCAGTCAAATTAACAATAATTTAAAAGAAAAAACAGGTGTTGATTCATTTAGTCTTACTAGAATAGATAGAATATTGTTTTTCTTTTCCTAAATCATGGTAAATCCAAGACTTTGGATCTGTTTTTACTTTAAAAAAATATTGTTTATTTTTATAATTTAATTTCTGATAGACATGATCTCCAATAGTAATTTGATCAGACTGGGTTTTTTGTTGCATTTTTGCTGCAAGATTTAGCGTAAGACCAATTAGATCAATATGAGAAAGATTACGATCAGAGCCATATCGAATTATACTACAATCTCCAAAATCAAGAGTTATCTTTATTTTTAATTTTGGGTAATTTTTATTTTCCAATAAAGGATTGATTGCGTTTTTTATTACTAGTTGCATTGTTTTGGCACACATAATTGTCTTATTTGCAACTAAAGCAACTTTCTCAGAAGCTAAAAAATAGCCAAGCACTGCATCACCTACAAATTTTAAGACATATCCATCAAAATGCTCTATAACATAAGCCATTTCCTGAGAGAATATACGGATTATAGTGTTGAAGATTTCAGGATCCAGTTCTGAGCTCATTTTTGTAGAACCAACCAAATCAACATAAACGACAAACATAGGCAGTCTTTGAGAATCATGTTTTCTCAAGAATTTATCAGATCGAGCTATTGCGAAATGGTGATATGTAAAACCTTTATCGAGTGATTTTTTTATTCTGAATTGAGATTCTTTAATTATATCATCCATGGAATACCAAATACTAGAAAAAAGCAGTATTAAAACTCAGAAACGGTAAAACTGAAAATTCACAAGTATTATTTACAGTTAAATTTTGCACATATTTGTGGACCCACATAAATTTCACGGTAAAGACATACCGCACATCAAACTAGACCCAAAGATGACCATAGAGGATCTTGTGGATGTATTTGCAAGCTCAGGATACAACGGGAGACAGTTGGGAGATGCTGCAAAACTATATGCAAAAATGATAAAAGAAGACGCAACGATTTGCCTCACAGTTTCAGGTGCAATGACACCGGTTGGATTTGGTGGAATTATCAAAACTTTGATTGAAAGGGGTTTTATTGACTGGATTATCACAACAGGTGCAAATGTTTATCATGAAGATCATTTTGCTTGGGGGCTACCTGTCAAACAAGGAAGTTTTGACGTTGATGATATGAAACTATACGAAAATGAAATAGTACGAATTAGAGATGTATATATCAAATTCCACGAAACATTAGAAGCAGAAGATCACATCATACAGAAAATGTTTGCAGATAAATTTACAGACAAACCATTTACGACTGCAGAATTTTGTAATTTAATGGGTAAAATTAGTAAAGAGAAATCAAAACATCCAGAAAAAAGCTTTATCACTACAGCATACGATTATGATGTTCCAGTATACATTTCTACAATGAAAGACTCCTCATTGGCATTGAATTTAGCAGTTCACAGATTACAAGATAAAGTGTATAATTTGGATTTTGTAAAAGAGATAATCGAACAGGCGTCAATTTTATACCATTCAAAAAAATCAGGTATATTGGAACTGGGTGGCGGGGTTCCTAAGAATACTGCTCAGCAAACAGGTCCAATGTTGGATCAAATACTACAAAGAAATGATGGAGGTCAAGATTACGTAATTCAAATCACTGATGCAAGACCAGATACAGGGGGGCTATCAGGTGCAACATTACAAGAAGGAAAAAGTTGGGGCAAAGTACAAGATGCACATCATGACATGATTACAGTTTATGCAGATGCAACGATTGCTTTTCCAATTTTAGCATTATATGTTCTAAGTAATCAGAAACCAAGAAGACCAAAAAGACTATACAAAAAGTTAGGAGAATATTATGAAAAGCTGCAAAGTGATTATTTGAAAACACCTAACAAGAAAAAACCTAGAAAAAGTAAGAAAAATTAAAACTTGTCAAAACGAGCACGTTCAAGATCTCGATCATCTTTGGATTCTTTTTTCCATTCTTTGTAATGGTCTTTACACAAAACACTCTTTTTTCCTGCAGAACTTACACGTAATCCTGCATTTTCTACTTTGGTGGTATTCAATGAACGAGCACCATCTTTATCGCAACCTTCAACATTACATTTTGCGCCTTTTGAAACAATACCCATGATTATAGGTAAACTAGATGTTACTTATATTTGAAAATTTGTAGATTATCTACAACTACTGGTGCACAAAACATAGATTTAATCATGATTCCAGTTGTATACATCGTTTATAAGAGGAATATTTTTTTCTGAGATTATGGGTGGAACAAAGAAAGTATCTCCTGCAAAACAAGACAAAGCACAAGGAGCTAAAGATGGAAAGGATTCAAAAAAGAGTAGAAAAGACAAGGGAGAGAGCGGTCCACGTAAAGCTGAGATTACAGTAATGGTTAATGAAAAAGAAGCAATTAAAATTATTCAAAATGCAAAAGTAGTAACAGTTCATGATCTTGCAAGACAAACAGGAGTCAAGGTTTCAGCGGCTAATGCATTTTTAAGAGATTCAGCAAAGAAAGGAACAATCAAAAGAGTTGGCGGATATAGTGGGCATTATATCTATCAAGCAGTTTCTTCGTAAAAGTAAAACACATCACCAGATTTAATATCTTTTAGCGCATCAGTATTTTCTAACATTTTTCCAATAGGAGTCATTAGTTTTCCAGAAGTAACATCTTCAATAAAAAAACAGATACTTCCTGCAGACGATAAAAAAGCAATATCTCCTTTTTTGAAATCTTTTGTAGATCTCTCACTTCCGGAATCAACTGAAGTTTCAAAATATACGATGTTTTTTCCAAGATAATGAGCATGGCCTTCTAAAGGCAGGGATCTCATAATTGTGCCAACAGTTCTAGGGGACAAATGTCGTTTTAGATCACACCGAATCTTTGTTTTTCCTTTTATTTCCAAAATTATCTGCTTTCTTGAGACAGAAGGAGAGCTCAATTCGTATTTTAGAATTATTGGATTATATAACGCTTTGAAAGAAATTGAGTACTTGTCTGATGCTAATGAAGCTGAAGTAATTGTAGAAGAGCCAGAAGAATATGTAGAGCCTCAAGAAGTAGAAGAAGTCTTTGATGGGGACGTAGAAGTAAACACTGGATTAAACAAAGCATTAGATACTTATCGAAAACTAATTGAAAAAAATGAAGGCTTAGAGCCATTAACTGAAAAACAACAAGAAGCACTTGAAAAAAGAATCAAAGAGATTGAAGCCAGAGAAGTAGTTGAAACAATTGAAGAACATGAACCAACAGAAATTCCTTGTGAAAAAGGCAAGATCACAATTGGACCACCAACACTAACAAGATTTGAAAAAGCAAGAATTATGGGAGCGAGAGCTTTACAATTATCATTAGGTGCACCGACATTCATCCCAATTCCAAAAACTGCAAGAATATCATTAGATATTGCAATGGAAGAATTAGAACAAAGAGTCATTCCGATTACAATTAGAAGGGTATTGCCAAACGGAGATTATCAAAACATACCAATAGACTACTTTGATTAAGTGAATCAATCGTCGATAAAACTTAATAGAACACAAAATTGCGAATTATTGAATAATGCTCATGGAAGATATTAAAGAACATGGTCAAGAGCAGATCAAATCTGAAGATACCATAATTAACATTAGATACGACCCTGTTATGCAAGCAGCGATAGACATTCTGCCAATATTGGGAAATAAAAAGAAAGTAATCCTAAGGGCTGTTGGAGAATCAATACCGAATGCAGTTGCAGTAGCAAATATTGTTACGGAAAAGCTACTACATGGAAACTCTAAAGTTCAAAAGATAAAATTAGATACTGAAGCAGCAGCAGGAATTGGAAGAATGACTTCAAATATTGAAATAATTATAATAAAAATTTAGTAAACGCTTCCAGGACCTTTCAAAAGCATGTTTTCACATTCTTTACAAACTTTTTCATCTATATTTGATTCTAGATTATGATGAATCTCACAAATCAATAAGCTGGATTTAATGTAATTACATAAACCGATAAATTTTGAAAGACTGGATGGAGTATATGCCATATCAGATGACAAATTATCAGTTAGTTCATTGATTAAAGTAGAAACTTGTTTTTCTGCCAATAGTTTTGCAATCAAAGAAGGATCACCACGAGTTCCTCGAATGTAGTTGCTTACTGCAGCTTGTGTGACACCCAACATTTTAGAAATTTCATCTTCACGAATATTGTGATCTTCTGCTAGTTTTTTAGCAAGAATTGCCCTCAATGCAGGAATCAAAGTTTTTGATTCTATTTCTGCTGGAAGTAACATTAATCCACAAAGTTTGTACAAAGGATTTAAAGTTTGCAATGAGCAATTTTCGTCAATCATGAATAAGTCAAATCATTAGGCTAACCTATTTTAGTTTCAAAAAATTAATCGTTTTGTTGGATGAGATTTCCCATAAATTGTACCAAATGCTAAAGGAATCATGTGAATCATGTGAGTCAAACACAATAGCATTGTCAGGAGGGTTAGATAGCACAATAATTGCATATCTACTGAAAGAAAGAAAACCAAATACAGTTGCAATCATAGCAAAAGACTTTGTTGCAAGTGATCTTACCTACTGCCAAAGAGTATCAAAGGAATTCAATCTACCAGTGACAATTAATCAGGTTAACACTACAGATATTCTCAGTGCCGTTGAAGAGACAATTAAAATCCTAAAAAATTTTAACGATATTGAAATCAGAAACAACATTGTAATGTACATGGCATTAAAGTGGGCAAAAGAGCAAAACAATACAGGAATAATTACTGGAGATGGAGCAGATGAATTGTTTGCAGGATATAATTTTTTGATCAATACTGCTGATGATAAACTAGGAGAAGAGATCGACAGAGTATGTTCTGTGATGCATTTTCCAACCCAGAAAATAGGTAATGCGCTTGATATTTCGGTAGAATCACCTTTTCTAAATGAAAAAATAGTCGAGTTTGCAAAAACTGTTTCAGCAGATCTTAAAGTAAGATATGAACAGGGAAAAAAACATGGAAAATGGATTCTTCGCAAGGCATTTGAAAAAAACATACCTTCACAAATTATTTGGAGGGAAAAATCACCTATGCAAGACGGTTCAGGAACAGCAGGATTAACTAACTTGTTTAATTCGGTGATAAGCGATCAGATATTTTTAGAGAAAAAGAAGAAAATAGAGAAGGCAGATAACGTAATCATCAGAACAAAAGAGTCAATGCATTATTATGAAATTTTTAAAAAAATGTATGACATGCCTGAAAAGAAAGAAGGGGTTAGGACATGTCCATATTGTAATTTCATTATAGAGGAATCAAAATTTTGTCGTATGTGTGGAGCGTTTCCAGTCTAAATATTTTTCTTCCATTTTTTTGGTTTTCTAATGAAAATTTTTCTACATCCATTACAACAGAAAAAAAGTTTTTTCCCTTCATATTCATGTGTGACAGCTAGTTCTTCAGCAAGTTCAATTCCACACACAGGATCTACTGGCACAAATTTTTCACTTAACAATTCTATTTATAGATATGTAGAATCGACTAATATGAATAAACAAGAAATTATGCGTTAATGATTTGTAGAATTTTTTTTGGCAATACACCATAGTCTGCATCGGGTTCTGAAACTACATATAAAATATCATCATTAACCAAAAAACTAATTGCCAATGCACGTTCTCTTGATGCAAGAGCAAAATTTACACGTCCCAACTGTTTATCAAATTCTTTTCTCATTTTTACTCTTAATGCTAATTCCATGAATATCATCTCATCATCTTTCTCACTTTCCAAAGGTTCTACGTTTTCTTTCATTCCTCCTGCAACTAATCGCCCTCTTTCATTAATCACTCCGGCAAATCTAATTTTTTGGTCTAATGAAAGAACAGTTTTACAAATAGCAGGGTAATCAAAAATCTTAGCAGACAAATTTCTATTTTTAATTTAAAAACGACCCATTTATTAGCTTTCTATAAAATCAATAACTTTAACATAATAAAATATTACATTACGTGTAAATATCACGCAGTTAATTTTTTGACTAACATAAGAAATTCATCTTCAGACATGGGAGGAATTTTCATGATTTCTAAATTTTCAGAAACATGCTCAGGTGACTTTTGCCCTATAAGTGGAGCCAAAACTCCAGGAGAGGAGCGAATAAACTGTAATGCTCTAAGGGATGGTTTTAATTCACTAAATTCAGGCATTGCACCTGGCACCAACAATCTTCCTTGCATTAATGGTACACTTGTAAACACACCTACATTCAATTTGACTGCAGCCTCTAACAGGGAAACAGATTTGCCATCAAGAGTTTGATTTTTTGCAAGTAATGCCTGATCATAATACATGTTGAATGGGAGTTGAATGAATCTAAAACCGTGATTCTCACCACCAACCTTTTTTGCCAAATTAACGGTATCTTGCAGTGAAAGGTATTGGGGATTATCATTAGAGACACGGAAACATTCCCATGTAGCCATTCCATAAAATCTAATTTTCCCATCACGTCTTTTTTGCTCATAAAACTCAAAAACAGATTTCAGATTTTCTAAAAATTTCTCTTTAGATACATCTTTGATTTGACCTTCTACTGCATTATGTAAATACATCAAATCAACACAATCCAATCCAAGATTTTTCAAGCTTCGTTCTAATTGATCATTAAGATATGTAACTGTCATGCAATGATAACCAGAAGTGACATCACCTTCTTTTAGCACACCTTTTTGTGTATATTCATTTTTTATATATTCCCAGAATTCTTGTTTAATATCGGCATCATTTGTAATATAGCCATTTTTCGTACTTATGAAAATTTGATCACGTGTGATTTTACCCTCATTGATTAATTCTGAAATCGCTTTTCCCACAGAGCGCTCTGCCTTTTGTGCCCGATAGTTAATTGCAGTGTCAATTACATTGATCCCAGATAAAATTGATGTTTTAATTGCATTTTTTACAAGTTCATCTGTTTTTTCATTAGGATCTCCCAGATAGGTGCCAACACCTACATTTGATAATGTGAGATTCTGAATTTGCTTAAAATTCAATGATGTTATTCTTGAATTTTCGAGAAACTTTTTTGTTCCTTCAGCAGTAGCAAAACCTGAAATCATAAAAAACATTAATCGTCATTGAATTTATGTTTAGAGTATCAAACAGGTAAAAGAAATAGAAAACTTAGTACAAATAACACTCCTGTAACCCTACTAAACAATAAAGTAGAAGACATTGAAGGCATTAATTCGTCTACGGAGTCATAATTTCTCCTCAAGCCAAATCCTGCCTTGAACATTAATGGGATACTAAAGAATGTGATAAAAGACGATATTGGAAAAATTCCGATTGATATACCAAGTATAATTACAGAATAGGAAATTGCAGGAAATAACCAAAACAATAATGCTGCATTTTTTTTACCAACTGCAAT is drawn from Candidatus Nitrosarchaeum limnium SFB1 and contains these coding sequences:
- a CDS encoding Trk-type K+ transport system, membrane component; the encoded protein is MLSEHVKITEACTILKKKDVDEIIVVDDSYNPIGIVTDEDILTKLSESLVNPLKTTLGDIMVFPVITIGEDHFLSEALEIMREKKIRKIAVLSKSNLVVGILYLDTIVNLVKKSLVKQQKQSTLWGVVWNLGVVTQFTGVLMFIPGIIATLLNDPIVATGIYVMSVLLIVSGFFMNSYGEKQPITLRGTAILVFASFMILVLFGMIPQLFVIHFDTNDPVKLFADAFFESSAGFTTGGYSLVEHPEELPRSFTFYRGYAQFVGGLSFIYLIVTVFYPEKRVKTMKGFISGNVPHLKELFSIITIIFSIYAVIIALALFYLGGGEILDDFALAFSALSTGGTSPDSKIFDAFTTPEYIVMMIAMILGSLPFGFHYAFVRTKFLSINLTKEVIVYLILLVIFCTIFTLSMDGNSLKNTFNMISASTTTGFATMNMDNLSPIAYTIMIIAMIIGGCGFSTAGGIKIFRFMQLAKLRYIFDKNSVKISESDKKDIVVGLIILGVSIIIPLLVATYMHTLGYDFQDAFFDGVSAITTTGHVAGTVSAALNPFITMVFGFLMILGRIEIILLVYMFVPKLMK
- a CDS encoding Adenylyl cyclase class-3/4/guanylyl cyclase; the protein is MDDIIKESQFRIKKSLDKGFTYHHFAIARSDKFLRKHDSQRLPMFVVYVDLVGSTKMSSELDPEIFNTIIRIFSQEMAYVIEHFDGYVLKFVGDAVLGYFLASEKVALVANKTIMCAKTMQLVIKNAINPLLENKNYPKLKIKITLDFGDCSIIRYGSDRNLSHIDLIGLTLNLAAKMQQKTQSDQITIGDHVYQKLNYKNKQYFFKVKTDPKSWIYHDLGKEKQYSIYSSKTK
- a CDS encoding Rhodanese-related sulfurtransferase, which codes for MKDPDMSFGLTEKELCDLICNNDELLIYDLRKKEEYAKGHIKKSILIQFDEKNLINASRSSKAVLVSEDEEQSKKMALSLRSQNINAFYLIGGIKNWTSGLYCTNISYVGTGYP
- a CDS encoding RNA polymerase Rpb6, coding for MKEIEYLSDANEAEVIVEEPEEYVEPQEVEEVFDGDVEVNTGLNKALDTYRKLIEKNEGLEPLTEKQQEALEKRIKEIEAREVVETIEEHEPTEIPCEKGKITIGPPTLTRFEKARIMGARALQLSLGAPTFIPIPKTARISLDIAMEELEQRVIPITIRRVLPNGDYQNIPIDYFD
- a CDS encoding deoxyhypusine synthase-like protein, with product MTIEDLVDVFASSGYNGRQLGDAAKLYAKMIKEDATICLTVSGAMTPVGFGGIIKTLIERGFIDWIITTGANVYHEDHFAWGLPVKQGSFDVDDMKLYENEIVRIRDVYIKFHETLEAEDHIIQKMFADKFTDKPFTTAEFCNLMGKISKEKSKHPEKSFITTAYDYDVPVYISTMKDSSLALNLAVHRLQDKVYNLDFVKEIIEQASILYHSKKSGILELGGGVPKNTAQQTGPMLDQILQRNDGGQDYVIQITDARPDTGGLSGATLQEGKSWGKVQDAHHDMITVYADATIAFPILALYVLSNQKPRRPKRLYKKLGEYYEKLQSDYLKTPNKKKPRKSKKN
- a CDS encoding Putative metal-dependent protease of the PAD1/JAB1 superfamily, which gives rise to MFFKIKKSNPDTIIQKTEREIKLKKDVLDSILSFCQMKHPNEAILILRGKSKKGNVLIDGLVIPPFAFNAHASSGFPHYMLPADISYVGTVHSHPSGNPSPSITDLNNFYELISLIVGFPYGDKDIFAWDSNGNAVKLTII
- a CDS encoding hypothetical protein (hypothetical protein Nmar_0936) — translated: MSAKIFDYPAICKTVLSLDQKIRFAGVINERGRLVAGGMKENVEPLESEKDDEMIFMELALRVKMRKEFDKQLGRVNFALASRERALAISFLVNDDILYVVSEPDADYGVLPKKILQIINA
- a CDS encoding hypothetical protein (hypothetical protein Nmar_0931) — translated: MRSLPLEGHAHYLGKNIVYFETSVDSGSERSTKDFKKGDIAFLSSAGSICFFIEDVTSGKLMTPIGKMLENTDALKDIKSGDVFYFYEETA
- a CDS encoding Alba, DNA/RNA-binding protein, whose protein sequence is MEDIKEHGQEQIKSEDTIINIRYDPVMQAAIDILPILGNKKKVILRAVGESIPNAVAVANIVTEKLLHGNSKVQKIKLDTEAAAGIGRMTSNIEIIIIKI
- a CDS encoding hypothetical protein (hypothetical protein Nmar_0934), whose product is MIDENCSLQTLNPLYKLCGLMLLPAEIESKTLIPALRAILAKKLAEDHNIREDEISKMLGVTQAAVSNYIRGTRGDPSLIAKLLAEKQVSTLINELTDNLSSDMAYTPSSLSKFIGLCNYIKSSLLICEIHHNLESNIDEKVCKECENMLLKGPGSVY
- a CDS encoding asparagine synthase; this translates as MLKESCESCESNTIALSGGLDSTIIAYLLKERKPNTVAIIAKDFVASDLTYCQRVSKEFNLPVTINQVNTTDILSAVEETIKILKNFNDIEIRNNIVMYMALKWAKEQNNTGIITGDGADELFAGYNFLINTADDKLGEEIDRVCSVMHFPTQKIGNALDISVESPFLNEKIVEFAKTVSADLKVRYEQGKKHGKWILRKAFEKNIPSQIIWREKSPMQDGSGTAGLTNLFNSVISDQIFLEKKKKIEKADNVIIRTKESMHYYEIFKKMYDMPEKKEGVRTCPYCNFIIEESKFCRMCGAFPV
- a CDS encoding hypothetical protein (hypothetical protein Nmar_0929); the protein is MGIVSKGAKCNVEGCDKDGARSLNTTKVENAGLRVSSAGKKSVLCKDHYKEWKKESKDDRDLERARFDKF
- a CDS encoding small subunit ribosomal protein S25e → MGGTKKVSPAKQDKAQGAKDGKDSKKSRKDKGESGPRKAEITVMVNEKEAIKIIQNAKVVTVHDLARQTGVKVSAANAFLRDSAKKGTIKRVGGYSGHYIYQAVSS